From Micromonospora sp. NBC_01699, a single genomic window includes:
- a CDS encoding sugar transferase, which produces MTTSLQRPVTGTGRTSPVRHVDSFEIQLPSTPPPNGVPRSAWAKVSRRVSRWHRPYILILLLLDFAAAALASWVSISRFEKATAGFNAADVDATWFHTVSYLLLPLGWLLVLWGNRAYDRRYLGIGTEEFKRVVRAGVVVAASVSFLAFATVTQLSRLSVATALVGALVFILIFRLLARSVLHTMRRRSGHAAHRMVLVGTLPEALEVYTAVTRSPAAGLIPVAIHLTDGYAAARGIETPVPIYAGRDVLALVREVAGDTIAVCGSASWEPGELRRLAWQLEGSGIDLVVAPQLTDIAGPRVHIRPVEGLPLLHVEEPTLSGPALLAKNLLDRVAAGLGLLLLAPVFIAVALAIRISDPGPVFFRQPRVGHEGRTFRVWKFRTMYVDAEDRLASLVDRNETDGMLFKIKEDPRVFPVGRFLRASSMDELPQLINVLKGEMSLVGPRPLPADDGDFLGDVRRRLLVRPGMTGLWQVSGRSDLSWDEAVRLDLYYVDNWSLAYDLSILWRTIGVVLARKGAY; this is translated from the coding sequence GTGACGACAAGCCTCCAACGCCCGGTAACCGGCACTGGCCGAACCAGCCCGGTACGACACGTCGACAGCTTCGAAATCCAGCTGCCCAGCACTCCACCTCCGAATGGCGTACCCCGCTCGGCCTGGGCGAAGGTGAGCCGGCGGGTGTCGCGGTGGCACCGGCCGTACATCCTGATCCTGCTGTTGCTGGATTTTGCCGCCGCCGCCCTGGCCAGTTGGGTCTCGATCAGCAGGTTCGAGAAGGCCACCGCAGGCTTCAACGCCGCCGACGTGGACGCCACCTGGTTCCACACCGTGTCCTACCTGCTGCTGCCGCTCGGCTGGCTGCTGGTGCTCTGGGGCAACCGCGCCTATGACCGGCGCTACCTGGGCATCGGCACCGAAGAGTTCAAACGCGTCGTACGCGCCGGGGTGGTGGTCGCGGCGAGCGTGTCGTTCCTGGCCTTCGCCACCGTGACCCAACTGTCCCGGCTCTCCGTCGCGACCGCGTTGGTCGGCGCACTGGTGTTCATCCTGATCTTCCGACTGCTCGCCCGTTCCGTGTTGCACACGATGCGCCGACGCAGTGGCCACGCCGCCCACCGGATGGTGCTGGTCGGCACCCTGCCGGAGGCGCTGGAGGTCTACACCGCGGTCACCCGCAGCCCGGCCGCCGGGCTGATCCCGGTCGCCATCCACCTCACCGACGGGTACGCCGCCGCCCGGGGCATCGAGACTCCGGTGCCGATCTACGCCGGACGGGACGTACTGGCGCTGGTCCGGGAGGTGGCCGGCGACACCATCGCGGTCTGCGGCTCGGCCAGTTGGGAGCCGGGCGAGCTGCGCCGGCTCGCCTGGCAGCTTGAGGGTTCCGGCATCGACCTGGTGGTGGCCCCGCAGTTGACCGACATCGCCGGCCCCCGGGTGCACATTCGGCCGGTCGAGGGCCTGCCGCTGCTGCACGTCGAAGAGCCGACCCTGTCCGGTCCGGCACTCCTGGCGAAGAACCTGCTCGACCGGGTCGCGGCCGGGCTCGGCCTGCTGCTGCTCGCCCCGGTCTTCATCGCCGTGGCGCTCGCGATCCGGATCTCCGACCCCGGCCCGGTCTTCTTCCGCCAGCCCAGGGTGGGCCACGAGGGCCGCACCTTCCGGGTCTGGAAGTTCCGCACCATGTACGTCGACGCCGAGGACCGCCTCGCCAGCCTGGTCGACCGGAACGAAACCGACGGCATGCTCTTCAAGATCAAGGAAGATCCTCGGGTCTTCCCGGTCGGCCGGTTCCTGCGCGCCAGCTCCATGGACGAACTACCCCAGTTGATCAACGTACTCAAGGGCGAAATGTCCCTGGTCGGGCCGCGTCCGCTCCCGGCGGACGACGGCGACTTCCTCGGCGATGTACGGCGCAGACTGCTCGTCCGCCCCGGCATGACCGGCCTCTGGCAGGTCTCCGGACGATCCGACCTCTCCTGGGACGAAGCGGTTCGCCTGGACCTCTACTACGTCGACAACTGGTCCCTCGCCTACGACCTCAGCATCCTCTGGCGCACCATCGGCGTCGTCCTCGCCCGCAAGGGGGCTTACTAG
- a CDS encoding glycosyltransferase family 4 protein, translated as MKVVVAHNRYREAQPSGENTMVDLEIAQLTAAGVEVLPFLRSSDEIPAMPKSAKALLPISPIYAPQAQRDLSRLIETHRPDVLHLHNPYPLLSPWVVRTAHQHGVPVVQTVHNYRQVCSSGLYFRDGHICHDCRGRALGVPAIVHRCYRGSRVQSALMATTLAVHRPTWRSVDRFIALTSAVADHLREYGIPADRIVIKPNAIPDPGEPAPLGDGFLFYGRLSPEKGLALLLDAWRRHPEGSLGPLRIAGDGELRPLAEAAAAERTDIEYLGPLDRAGVWAAVRSTAVVVAVPTWHDVLPTVVIEALAAGRPVLGTALGGVPYLIGMDHPPTAAGWVVPADPAALAAALPTARAAAPTLAPLARTRYTQTFHPQVVTTQLLTTYTSLTRK; from the coding sequence GTGAAGGTGGTCGTGGCGCACAACCGGTATCGCGAGGCTCAACCCTCGGGTGAGAACACCATGGTCGATCTGGAGATCGCCCAGCTCACGGCGGCGGGGGTCGAGGTCCTGCCGTTCCTGCGCAGCTCGGATGAGATACCGGCGATGCCGAAGAGCGCGAAGGCGTTGCTGCCGATCTCGCCCATCTACGCGCCCCAGGCGCAGCGGGACCTGAGCCGGCTGATCGAGACACACCGGCCGGACGTACTGCACCTGCACAATCCGTACCCGTTGCTGTCACCCTGGGTAGTGCGGACCGCGCACCAGCACGGCGTACCGGTGGTGCAGACGGTGCACAACTACCGCCAGGTCTGCTCCTCCGGCCTCTACTTCCGGGACGGGCACATCTGCCACGACTGCCGGGGACGGGCGCTCGGCGTGCCGGCGATCGTGCACCGCTGCTACCGGGGCTCCCGGGTGCAGAGCGCGCTGATGGCGACGACACTCGCCGTACACCGTCCGACCTGGCGTTCGGTCGACCGCTTCATCGCGCTCACCTCGGCCGTCGCCGACCACCTCCGGGAGTACGGCATCCCGGCCGACCGGATAGTGATCAAGCCGAACGCCATCCCCGATCCGGGCGAGCCGGCTCCGCTCGGCGACGGCTTCCTCTTCTACGGCCGGCTCTCCCCGGAGAAGGGCCTCGCCCTCCTGCTCGACGCCTGGCGGCGGCACCCCGAGGGGTCACTTGGGCCGCTGCGCATCGCCGGTGACGGTGAACTGCGCCCGCTCGCCGAGGCGGCTGCCGCCGAACGTACGGACATCGAGTACCTGGGTCCGCTGGACCGGGCCGGGGTATGGGCGGCGGTCCGTTCCACCGCCGTGGTGGTGGCGGTCCCCACCTGGCACGACGTACTTCCGACAGTGGTGATCGAGGCGCTCGCCGCCGGCCGCCCGGTGCTCGGTACGGCGCTCGGCGGGGTGCCGTACCTGATCGGCATGGACCACCCGCCCACCGCCGCCGGCTGGGTAGTGCCGGCGGACCCGGCCGCCCTGGCCGCCGCCCTGCCCACCGCCCGAGCCGCCGCCCCCACCCTGGCCCCCCTGGCCCGCACCCGCTACACCCAAACCTTCCACCCCCAGGTAGTAACCACCCAACTCCTAACCACCTACACCTCCCTAACCCGGAAGTAG
- a CDS encoding response regulator transcription factor has translation MNERRVLVVEDEQTIAEAVAARLRAEGLAVEIAGDGPTAVESVRLRPPDLVVLDVMLPGFDGLEVCRRIQADRPVPVLMLTARDDETDLLVGLAVGADDYLTKPFSLRELAARVHALLRRVDRAASNAQQILRLGDLEINQAERRVRRSGVEAHLTPTEFDLLVHLAGRPRAVLPRERLLSDVWGWADASGTRTVDSHIKALRRKLGADLIRTVHGVGYALEVQP, from the coding sequence ATGAACGAGCGTCGGGTCCTGGTCGTCGAGGACGAGCAGACCATCGCGGAGGCGGTCGCGGCACGGCTACGGGCCGAGGGCCTCGCCGTCGAGATCGCCGGTGACGGCCCGACCGCCGTCGAGTCGGTTCGGCTGCGCCCGCCGGACCTGGTGGTGCTGGACGTGATGCTGCCGGGCTTCGACGGGCTGGAGGTGTGCCGACGGATCCAGGCCGACCGACCCGTACCGGTGCTGATGTTGACCGCCCGTGACGACGAGACCGACCTGCTGGTCGGGCTCGCGGTCGGCGCGGACGACTACCTGACCAAACCGTTCTCGCTGCGCGAGTTGGCGGCGCGGGTGCACGCGCTGCTGCGCCGGGTCGACCGGGCGGCGAGCAACGCCCAGCAGATCCTCCGGCTCGGCGATCTGGAGATCAACCAGGCCGAGCGGCGGGTCCGGCGGTCCGGGGTCGAGGCACATCTGACGCCTACCGAATTCGACCTGCTGGTCCACCTCGCGGGCCGACCGAGGGCCGTACTGCCCCGGGAACGGTTGCTCTCCGACGTCTGGGGGTGGGCCGACGCGTCCGGCACCCGGACCGTGGACAGCCACATCAAGGCGTTGCGTCGTAAGCTCGGCGCGGATCTGATCCGGACCGTGCACGGCGTCGGCTACGCACTGGAGGTACAGCCGTGA
- a CDS encoding CDP-alcohol phosphatidyltransferase family protein: MRSTTTSAEPYRPSAADFYRANRGGGLFSEALSQRLGAGLAWLAYRFGLSPSTVTIGNLVLGLSASVTTAALAAPVADGTVPAWAAGLVALIGWQTAYALDCADGQLARVTGRDSPAGARLDVLCDVAAQIGVVTALGATAVAQRPSTPVWLVAAFAGSWMVNLVTSVMQSGPSRASLITSTALPVRLVKLVRDYGALIFVAALVLLLAPAATIWTITALTTLNSTFLLASIAASTRPSPH, encoded by the coding sequence ATGCGCTCCACGACCACCTCCGCTGAGCCGTACCGGCCGTCCGCCGCCGACTTCTACCGGGCGAACCGGGGCGGCGGGCTGTTCAGCGAGGCACTCAGTCAGCGGCTCGGCGCCGGCCTCGCGTGGCTCGCGTACCGGTTCGGGTTGAGCCCCAGCACGGTGACCATCGGCAACCTGGTGCTGGGCCTGTCCGCCTCGGTCACCACGGCGGCACTGGCCGCGCCGGTCGCCGACGGCACCGTACCGGCCTGGGCCGCCGGTCTGGTCGCGCTGATCGGCTGGCAGACGGCGTACGCCCTGGACTGCGCCGACGGGCAACTGGCCCGGGTGACCGGTCGGGACAGCCCGGCCGGCGCCCGGCTGGACGTGCTCTGTGACGTGGCCGCCCAGATCGGCGTGGTGACGGCGCTCGGCGCGACCGCGGTGGCCCAGCGCCCCTCGACGCCGGTCTGGCTGGTCGCGGCCTTCGCCGGCAGCTGGATGGTGAACCTGGTCACCTCGGTCATGCAGTCCGGCCCGAGTCGCGCCAGCCTGATCACCTCCACCGCCCTGCCGGTCCGGCTGGTGAAGCTCGTCCGCGACTACGGCGCACTGATCTTCGTCGCCGCCCTGGTCCTGCTCCTGGCCCCCGCCGCAACAATCTGGACCATAACCGCCCTCACCACCCTAAACAGCACCTTCCTCCTAGCCAGCATCGCCGCCTCCACCCGCCCCTCCCCCCACTAG
- a CDS encoding sensor histidine kinase, translating into MGANLSAALAVVVLVSALGAALFAVVRLRARRGIATASQLATYDVLHTAGLAAEPLRAGLSPASAAKAVRHLRALVGAAGLALVDDTEVLAIDGRGGHHGAQFVAAAERAIGVNRSTVLGEPELRCDRVDCPVRGAVIAPLTGSDGHAVGVLVAIADDQPAPGLVQATLETAHWASAQLALAELDSSRERLARAEVRALRAQISPHFIYNALTAIGSFVRTDPERARELILEFAEFTRYSFRAHGEFTTLAEELRSIDRYLTIERARFGDRLQVRLEIAPEVLPVTVPFLCLQPLVENAVRHGLSRKPGLGMVSIEARDAGAECHITVEDDGVGMDPAVLAAGIAEAARDSADDAGQHVGLSNVDERLRSAFGDAFGLVVETGLGSGTKVSMRVPKFHRHVRART; encoded by the coding sequence GTGGGGGCGAATCTTTCTGCTGCGCTTGCTGTGGTGGTGTTGGTGAGCGCGCTCGGGGCCGCCCTGTTTGCGGTGGTACGGCTGCGGGCCCGTCGGGGGATCGCCACCGCTAGTCAACTGGCTACGTACGACGTGTTGCATACGGCTGGGTTGGCGGCGGAGCCGTTGCGGGCCGGGTTGAGTCCGGCTAGTGCGGCCAAGGCGGTACGGCACCTGCGGGCGCTGGTGGGGGCGGCCGGGTTGGCGCTGGTGGACGACACCGAGGTGTTGGCGATCGACGGCCGGGGCGGGCATCACGGGGCCCAGTTCGTGGCGGCGGCGGAGCGGGCGATCGGGGTGAACCGGTCGACGGTGCTCGGCGAGCCGGAGTTGCGTTGCGACCGGGTCGACTGTCCCGTACGGGGGGCGGTGATCGCACCGCTGACCGGGTCGGACGGGCACGCCGTCGGGGTGCTGGTGGCGATCGCGGACGACCAGCCGGCACCGGGCCTGGTCCAGGCGACGCTGGAGACCGCACACTGGGCCAGTGCGCAGCTCGCGCTCGCCGAACTCGACTCGTCCCGGGAGCGGCTGGCACGGGCCGAGGTACGGGCACTGCGGGCACAGATCAGCCCGCACTTCATCTACAACGCGCTGACCGCGATCGGCTCGTTCGTGCGTACGGACCCGGAGCGGGCCCGGGAGCTGATCCTGGAGTTCGCCGAGTTCACCCGGTACTCGTTTCGGGCGCACGGTGAGTTCACCACGCTGGCCGAGGAGTTGCGTTCGATCGACCGCTACCTCACGATCGAGCGGGCCCGGTTCGGTGACCGGCTCCAGGTCCGGCTGGAGATCGCCCCCGAGGTGCTGCCGGTGACCGTGCCGTTCCTCTGCCTGCAACCGCTGGTCGAGAACGCCGTACGGCATGGTCTGTCCCGCAAGCCGGGGTTGGGGATGGTGAGCATCGAGGCGCGTGACGCCGGCGCGGAGTGCCACATCACGGTGGAGGACGACGGGGTGGGGATGGATCCGGCGGTGCTGGCCGCGGGCATCGCCGAGGCAGCTCGGGACAGCGCCGACGACGCCGGGCAGCACGTCGGACTTTCCAATGTGGACGAACGACTCCGGTCGGCGTTCGGGGACGCGTTCGGCCTGGTCGTGGAGACCGGGCTGGGATCGGGTACGAAGGTGAGCATGCGAGTGCCGAAGTTCCACCGGCATGTCCGGGCGCGTACGTGA
- a CDS encoding Fpg/Nei family DNA glycosylase: MPELPEVEALGAYLRERAVGRRVERLEVAAISALKTYDPAPTAAVGRAVSGASRYGKFLDVQFDGGLHLVVHLARAGWLHYREAFVSTTPLKPGKGPIAVRVRLDDSSGFDLTEAGTQKKLAAYLVTDPTQVPGVARLGPDALAADLPLFSERLRSRRGQVKGILTDQEILSGVGNAYSDEILHTARLSPFAITDRLADGQLAALHAATRQVLGDAVARSVGQRAAELKGEKRSGLKVHGRTGLPCPVCGDTVREVSFADSSLQYCPTCQTGGKPLADRRLSRLVR; encoded by the coding sequence GTGCCCGAACTGCCTGAGGTAGAGGCGCTCGGTGCCTACCTGCGCGAGCGCGCGGTGGGCCGCCGGGTGGAGCGGCTTGAGGTCGCCGCCATCAGCGCCCTGAAGACGTACGATCCGGCGCCGACCGCGGCGGTCGGCCGCGCGGTGTCCGGTGCCAGCCGGTACGGCAAGTTCCTCGACGTCCAGTTCGACGGCGGCCTGCACCTGGTGGTCCACCTGGCCCGAGCCGGGTGGTTGCACTACCGGGAGGCGTTCGTCTCGACCACCCCGCTCAAGCCCGGCAAGGGCCCGATCGCCGTCCGGGTACGCCTCGACGACAGCTCCGGCTTCGACCTGACCGAGGCCGGTACGCAGAAGAAGCTCGCCGCGTACCTGGTCACCGATCCGACCCAGGTGCCCGGCGTGGCCCGACTCGGCCCGGACGCGCTCGCCGCCGACCTGCCGCTGTTCAGCGAGCGGCTGCGCTCCCGCCGGGGACAGGTCAAGGGGATCCTCACCGACCAGGAGATCCTGTCCGGGGTGGGCAACGCCTACTCGGACGAGATCCTGCACACGGCCCGGCTCTCCCCGTTCGCGATCACGGACCGCCTCGCCGACGGCCAACTCGCCGCCCTGCACGCCGCGACCCGGCAGGTGCTGGGTGACGCGGTGGCCCGGTCGGTGGGACAGCGCGCCGCCGAACTCAAGGGCGAGAAGCGGTCCGGGCTGAAAGTGCACGGCCGTACGGGACTTCCCTGCCCGGTCTGCGGCGATACTGTGCGTGAGGTTTCGTTCGCTGATTCGAGCCTTCAGTACTGCCCGACCTGCCAGACCGGGGGCAAGCCCCTTGCCGACCGCCGACTATCCCGACTTGTGCGTTAG
- a CDS encoding DUF4153 domain-containing protein yields MTTRPIPDPAPEPLPQQPVTRVEPPTDHTEPPADNLEASVDRTAERQPPMNAQVSGPTTAQDPHPIPRRPPVTAQRTPVTAQRPLLVTAQRTPVAVQPSPLVPAPPSRWQRRWAGPAADAPRAVLAATATAAVVGAVSIPLDRPGAGWLVAAVAGTVALSVAAARVPGCSGRRPRRRTLHPPRSNTNVNPAGVNPTGVRGGEAGAANTDPVRSGTTGAPDRTAAVEQGSRGARTRLGAVRLIWLAATVALVGVGTVRAAGWLFVLCLFTAGLTACLAVADGRTLPGLFFSIGITPAAVLRALPWARRGLRQADRAGRSSLSRGFATAAASVALLVVFGALFASADAHFADLIDGLLPELSAGTVLRWIFVSLVFGGGLLGAAYVLAAPPDLTGLERPARHRLRGTEWAVPVALLDLLFAAFVLVQLTNLFGGSAHVQDTAGLTYADHARGGFWQLLAVTVLTLMVIAAATRWAPRDTPAKRWLIRALLGILALFSLVVVASALYRMNVYTHAYGATRLRLLVAACELWLGVIFVLVLVAGLRLRATWLPRLIVGTAVLALLGLAAANPDRLIAERNVDRHATSGRLDLEYLSRLSADAVPALDRLPDPLRDCVLRNIAEHLNDHPDDWRSANLGRSNARNLLHTTPATHPTPQQNPCPTTP; encoded by the coding sequence ATGACCACGCGTCCAATCCCCGACCCTGCACCCGAGCCGCTGCCACAACAGCCGGTGACCCGGGTGGAGCCACCGACGGATCACACCGAGCCACCGGCGGACAACCTGGAAGCGTCCGTGGACCGGACAGCGGAGCGGCAACCACCGATGAACGCGCAGGTGTCGGGTCCGACGACGGCACAGGATCCGCACCCGATCCCGCGGCGACCGCCGGTGACGGCACAACGAACGCCGGTGACGGCACAACGGCCGCTGCTCGTGACGGCGCAACGAACGCCCGTGGCGGTGCAGCCGTCGCCGCTCGTACCCGCGCCGCCGTCGAGGTGGCAGCGGCGGTGGGCGGGGCCGGCTGCCGATGCACCCCGGGCGGTCCTGGCCGCGACCGCCACGGCGGCGGTGGTCGGCGCGGTGAGCATTCCGCTGGACCGGCCCGGCGCCGGCTGGCTCGTCGCCGCCGTCGCCGGCACCGTGGCCCTGTCGGTCGCCGCCGCTCGGGTCCCCGGATGCTCAGGTCGACGCCCTCGTCGGCGAACCCTGCACCCGCCCAGGTCGAACACAAACGTGAACCCGGCGGGGGTGAACCCGACCGGCGTACGCGGTGGCGAGGCGGGCGCCGCCAACACGGACCCGGTACGGTCCGGCACCACGGGGGCGCCGGACCGTACCGCAGCGGTGGAGCAGGGTAGCCGGGGCGCCCGCACCCGGCTGGGTGCCGTACGGCTGATCTGGCTGGCCGCGACGGTGGCCCTGGTCGGGGTCGGCACCGTGCGGGCGGCCGGCTGGCTGTTCGTACTCTGTCTGTTCACCGCCGGACTGACCGCGTGCCTCGCGGTGGCCGACGGCCGGACGCTGCCCGGTCTGTTCTTCTCCATCGGGATCACACCCGCCGCGGTGCTCCGGGCCCTGCCCTGGGCGCGGCGCGGGTTGCGTCAGGCCGACCGGGCGGGGCGTTCGAGCCTCAGCCGGGGCTTTGCCACCGCCGCCGCCTCGGTCGCCCTGCTGGTCGTCTTCGGTGCCCTGTTCGCCTCGGCGGACGCGCACTTCGCGGACCTGATCGACGGTCTGCTTCCGGAACTGTCGGCCGGGACCGTGCTCAGGTGGATCTTTGTGTCGCTGGTGTTCGGCGGCGGACTGCTCGGAGCGGCGTACGTGCTGGCCGCACCGCCGGACCTGACCGGGTTGGAGCGGCCCGCCCGGCACCGGCTACGCGGTACGGAGTGGGCGGTACCGGTCGCCCTGCTCGACCTGCTGTTCGCGGCGTTTGTCCTGGTACAGCTCACCAACCTGTTCGGCGGGTCGGCACACGTGCAGGACACCGCCGGACTGACCTACGCCGATCACGCCCGGGGCGGCTTCTGGCAACTGCTGGCGGTCACCGTGCTCACCCTGATGGTGATCGCCGCGGCGACCCGTTGGGCGCCTCGGGACACACCCGCGAAGCGGTGGCTGATCCGGGCACTGCTCGGCATCCTCGCCCTGTTCAGCCTGGTCGTGGTCGCCTCGGCGCTGTACCGGATGAACGTCTACACCCACGCGTACGGTGCCACCCGGCTCCGCCTGCTGGTGGCCGCCTGCGAACTGTGGCTCGGCGTGATCTTCGTGCTCGTCCTCGTCGCCGGGCTGCGCCTGCGAGCCACCTGGCTACCCCGGCTGATCGTGGGTACGGCCGTACTGGCACTGCTCGGCCTCGCGGCGGCGAACCCCGATCGGCTGATCGCCGAGCGGAACGTCGACCGGCACGCCACCAGCGGACGTTTGGACCTGGAGTACCTCTCGCGACTGTCCGCCGACGCGGTACCGGCGCTCGACCGGCTGCCCGACCCGCTCCGGGACTGCGTACTCAGGAACATCGCCGAACACCTGAACGACCACCCCGACGACTGGCGCAGCGCGAACCTCGGCCGCTCCAACGCCCGAAACCTCCTCCACACCACCCCCGCAACCCACCCCACCCCCCAACAAAACCCCTGCCCCACCACCCCCTGA
- a CDS encoding LytR/AlgR family response regulator transcription factor codes for MNGFLRVLAVDDEPPALDELAYHLRADPRVARLHTACDATEALRVLRDADVDVVFLDIRMPGLDGMELARVLRRFARPPAIVFVTAYDDGAVDAFDLGVTDYVRKPVRAERLAESLRRVIGARVVPTHPAALARAEEDPTIPVELAGTTRMLPRSAVRWVEAQGDYARLYTADASHLVRVPLATLAERWADAGFVRIHRSYLVQLRLIAELRLANSGYVVVVDGTELPVSRRHTRELKDKLVRAAKQDWNR; via the coding sequence GTGAACGGTTTCCTACGGGTGCTGGCGGTGGACGACGAGCCACCTGCGCTGGACGAGCTCGCGTACCATCTGCGGGCCGACCCCCGGGTGGCCCGGCTGCACACCGCGTGCGACGCCACCGAGGCGCTGCGGGTGCTCCGGGACGCCGACGTGGACGTGGTCTTCCTCGACATCCGGATGCCCGGACTGGACGGCATGGAACTGGCCCGGGTGCTGCGGCGGTTCGCCCGGCCACCGGCGATCGTCTTCGTCACCGCGTACGACGACGGTGCGGTCGACGCGTTCGACCTGGGCGTGACCGACTACGTCCGCAAGCCCGTACGCGCCGAGCGGCTGGCCGAGTCGCTGCGCCGGGTGATCGGCGCCCGGGTGGTGCCGACCCATCCGGCGGCCCTGGCCCGTGCCGAGGAGGATCCGACGATCCCGGTGGAGCTGGCCGGGACGACCCGGATGCTGCCCCGTTCGGCGGTACGTTGGGTGGAGGCGCAGGGCGACTACGCGCGGCTGTACACGGCCGACGCGTCGCACCTGGTCCGGGTGCCGCTGGCGACCCTGGCCGAACGCTGGGCGGACGCCGGTTTCGTCCGGATCCACCGCTCGTACCTGGTGCAGCTCCGGCTGATCGCCGAACTCCGGCTGGCCAACTCCGGGTACGTGGTGGTGGTCGACGGCACCGAGCTGCCGGTCAGCCGTCGACACACCCGCGAGTTGAAGGACAAGCTGGTTCGCGCGGCGAAGCAGGACTGGAACCGGTAA
- a CDS encoding sensor histidine kinase, with the protein MTDAIWAWVNRGLDLLPRPLDPVRSIKVKLGILLVSSGAAGLAVFWIGIGWIPPWTSATAIIVALTTSQVLAHGMTSPLREMTAAARAMARGDYTRRVRATSRDEVGELAVAFNQMSAELAEADRRRRELIANVSHELRTPITALQGVLENIVDGVAEPEPATLRTALAQTERLGHLVADLLDLSRLDAGVVPLRRVNLDVADFLDEAVRQAAVSASGAGRMVEFRVRQPAAPLSIRADPWRLHQVFANLLDNAARHSPAGGNVLVTAEQRADRLNVEVSDEGEGIPVGERSRVFERFTRGERAGDGGTGLGLAIARWVVELHGGTIAVAEPAPGAGNRRNSGCRIRVSLPLGPSTVAVTAVS; encoded by the coding sequence GTGACGGACGCGATCTGGGCCTGGGTCAACCGGGGACTCGACCTGCTGCCCCGCCCGCTGGACCCGGTCCGCTCGATCAAGGTGAAGCTCGGCATCCTGCTGGTGTCGTCGGGCGCCGCCGGGCTGGCCGTCTTCTGGATCGGCATCGGCTGGATCCCGCCGTGGACCTCGGCGACCGCCATCATCGTCGCCCTGACCACCTCGCAGGTCCTCGCCCACGGAATGACCTCGCCGCTGCGGGAGATGACCGCCGCGGCCCGGGCGATGGCCCGGGGCGACTACACCCGCCGGGTCCGGGCCACCTCACGGGACGAGGTCGGGGAGCTGGCGGTCGCGTTCAACCAGATGTCGGCGGAACTGGCCGAGGCCGACCGGCGACGGCGGGAGCTGATCGCCAACGTGTCGCACGAGCTGCGTACGCCGATCACCGCGTTGCAGGGGGTGCTGGAGAACATCGTGGACGGGGTCGCCGAGCCGGAGCCGGCCACCCTGCGGACCGCCCTCGCGCAGACCGAACGGCTCGGTCACCTGGTCGCCGACCTGCTCGACCTGTCCCGGTTGGATGCCGGCGTGGTGCCGCTGCGCCGGGTCAACCTCGACGTCGCGGACTTCCTGGACGAAGCGGTCCGGCAGGCCGCGGTCAGCGCGAGCGGCGCCGGGCGGATGGTCGAGTTCCGGGTACGCCAACCGGCCGCACCGCTGAGCATCAGGGCCGACCCGTGGCGGCTGCACCAGGTCTTCGCCAACCTGCTCGACAACGCGGCCCGGCACAGCCCGGCCGGCGGCAACGTACTCGTGACCGCGGAGCAGCGGGCCGACCGGCTCAACGTCGAGGTGTCCGACGAGGGCGAGGGGATCCCGGTGGGCGAACGTTCCCGGGTCTTCGAACGGTTCACCAGGGGCGAGCGGGCCGGCGACGGCGGCACCGGACTCGGTCTGGCGATCGCCCGCTGGGTGGTCGAGCTGCACGGCGGCACCATCGCGGTGGCGGAACCCGCGCCGGGTGCCGGCAACCGCCGGAACTCCGGTTGCCGGATCCGGGTGAGCCTGCCCCTCGGTCCCTCCACAGTGGCGGTCACCGCGGTCTCCTGA